The genomic window GCAAGGAAATTGCCCAGCAGTTGTGAATGCCTTCACCACAGCTGGAGTCGCCTTTGCACAATCGTCGTACCCAGTAGCAACATAGTAGGTCTCCAAACCAAGAGCAGGAACAGAAGCTCTCCAATAAAGACGGTGCTGGCCAGTAGAAACCTTTTCGCCACTAACATACTGCCACTCAGGGGAAATTTGACTTCTCAAACAGGAACCATTTGAATTGAGAACAGATACATCAGGATTACTTACAACAACCATAACAATCTCATCCCTTGTTTGCTCTAATGGGTTAAAAAGGACAACAGAATGTGCCTTCCCTCCATGAGGGTTGAGAACCTTGTATACAGGTTGAACATCATATTTTGACCGTTCCTGCACTGGCTCAAAATGCGATAGTAAGGTAGGATCAGATCTGTCATGGATATCACCTAAAAGCACTTCAACCGCCCTGGACATAAAGAGCTGCAAGTCTTGCAAAGAAGTGTGCATTCGAGTCCCATAGTCCACTACAACATGATCCTTAGCTGTGCCAGTTACACCATCATGATGCTGGAAGAGTGCCAGGTTCCTCCTAGCTGCTGTTAGCTTGTGAGAAAAGCTGATGGGGAGTTTTACACATTGAAGCTTCTGACAGTATCCTAGAACAAAAGAACTCAGAATCTCTGAGGCACGTAGTGTCTGTTCTAGTACTCGGTCAACTGCTTTGAAGTACGGCCTTGATACATAGTAACCACTCCAGTAATCCTGATTTCTATCAGCATATGTAAAGAAATCACCTGAAAGTGTTGGAAAACCTGGCAGCTCAGAAGAAACCAGTTCACCAGGGCGTGTATAGTTTATCCTTTCAGCTTCATCTCTCAGCGTGGAGAAGTAATCCTCCAgggtaccaaattttacttcAGCCTTAAGATGGGGATTAGAGTTTATGTAATCAAAAAGCTTTTCATAATTGCGGAACTGTGCTTCTGCTTCCTCTGTACTAACATACCGGAAATCATCCCCCAATGGAATGAGAAGTGTATTTGTTCTGTACAGCGTAGACTTTTTCCTGTATTGATCTAGAAGTTTCATTGCCCTCTCTTGCACATTGTTAGCATTTGTTTCAACTGGATCAAATCTCCACGGGCAAGATTCATAGCTGAAGCTACGCATTCGAGCAAAGTCAAACTGGCAGCAGATAGCTGGTTCTGGTCCACAGGTGTGTGGAATGTCATAAGAATAGAAGGGCATCATATGAACAAATATATCAGTTGTTTCATCTATATCCCAGTTCTGCCTCCATAAATATTCAAGGTTCTTATTCATCGCAAGCTCCTTTTTCAATTCATAATGCGTTCGCTGGATTAACATGTTGTGGAAACCCATTCTCCTCAGCAGATAAGCCATGGTAGCTGAATAACCAAATGGATCAATTGACCAAGAATTTTTAGGAACAACTCCAATGGTATCATTGAGCCACATGTTTCCCTCCATCATCTGAGGACGAAGAATAGAAAGATTGGcataattaaataattgttcCAGCCCATATACTATAGTCACATAACTGACAATTAGAGATTTGTTCATTATATATTGCAGGTTGGTCAGAGTAACACAACTTTGGAGTAAAAAATAGAAGTACGCAAACTTTGTCTCCGTAAAAAAATCAGGCACTATGAAAATTGAAGCATCAGGTTTCCATTAAAACAAAAGATGTAGCTGGATTtgaacaagatataaagcatATTTGCTTCATTTGTTAGATTACTCTTCTGCCCTGACTCCAATGTTCAGGCCAACATAGATAGCATTAGCAACACAAAGAAAATCGACATTAAGCTATGATACAGCTTGATCGATTAAAAGAGGGATTTGTTGGAGGGAATTGTGTACCTTTTGGAGTGATTTTTAAAAAGTATTAATGTAACTTCAACAATACAGAACCAAAacgttaaaaaaattatatggtcCATATGTGAATACAACCAGGATATCTTAAAAAGGGTAAAGTCTAAGGACTAAGTGCGCACCATGAAATTGATGAATCTAGTTGTCAAGGGTTTCTTGTAAAAAAAGACAATTCTGAGTTCATGCATTTGATAATCAGAAGAGGTGTGGATTGCTCCACAAATTATTAAACATGAAACTGAATAGTGAAATCATGCAATACAAGCACATTGCAACATTCTGTCTACGATACTGTCCCTGTATTTTTCTTCAAGAGCACCATCTAAACACAGACCAAGTCACCAAGATGGTGTAAACTAAAACTGTATTAACTTCATTCAATTGGAGAACAGAATAAGGTGCATTTGTCCACTCCATACTATTGTATGCTTGTTAAATTGTACTATCGATGCAAAGTGTCAGTGCTAATAATGAACAGTCAGGTGAGTTCAAATAGCTAAAGCAGCATGATAGCACGTAGCATTAAACATATGTTTGCAGCACGTACTGAAGTGTTTTTTCGATATGTACAATTTACTTTTATGGGTATTTCAGGTCAGTGATATACACAATAGGAAAAGGAATAAATAATGTGATTTCTTTATGCATCAGGTACAAATGAAGCTAAGAACCTGGCGCATTTAGCAATTAGCACAGAGGAGATAAAAGAAGATGTGATGCACAAAGAGTCAAGAGTGTACTTGCCTGCTCTATGATAGCAAAATAGTGGGAGTTTGCCtgcacaaagaaagaaagatggtTACATTTAGCTTCTtcttcaaaaggaaaaaaaaaagaaagaagtgtGAAATACTTCTGATCAGAAATCCATAACACAGTAAACAATTGAACTAAAATAGCATCTCTCCAAGGACTTCTACATCATCCAGAAAACCGCAATACCGGACAGATCATTCATCAAAATGACAATTGATCTTAATACTCCATTTCTGTAACTCTGAAACATGCTGTTCTCAAGGAAAAATAACACGGAAATTATGCAGCAGTCAAATATTCAAATCATGAgttctattttattatttaaacaATGGATACCAAGTATCTCATGGCAAGAGGTAAAATATTGAAGGAAAACATATTAGACACATCAGAGTTGTTGCTGATCCTTTATCTAGTGCTGAATCTCCAACATGTTTACTAACAAATTGGAACTTCAGAAGCATCACCCGTCAAAAGCGCATTTGCATAATTCAAAACAGCAATGTGTACACAACATAAAATGCGAATAAAACTTATTCCTGAGCATTGAAACTACGGCCCAATCAGGTAAAGCATGCAATGAAATTTCACTCCATTCATAACCAAGCAACAAATGACAAGCATACCATGCCTCGAATGCCAACAAATACACAAAAGGCAACCCAATTAGACAAGCAAAAACTGCCATCTACTCCTAAGATCATGTATAAACCACAAATGTTTCCTTCCGTCTCACCTCGTCATTCATGACCCACCCTCCACTGACAATCTCCAGCTGTCCATCACGCACAAGCTTGGTGAACGCCTCCTGCTTCTTCCGAGGGGCGTCGCGCCACCACCTCTCCAGGTATGACATCTCCTCCCATAAAAATTTCCTACGCGAATCCTACATGACAACAAAAAGGTTAAAGTTAGGCATCAAAAACCGCACTAAAACCCTAACACCGAATCTGGGTTTAGATCGCAGCGACCTTGGAGAGCGACTCGATGATGGTGTCGAGGATGTGGCGCGACTGCTTCTCGTAGTACTCCTCGACGGTGAGGCGCCATCCGGGGTCGTTGTGGGAGTGGGGCGCGACAAACACCTTGAGCTTCTCGCCGTCCCACTCGTCGCCCTTGTAGGAGACCTCCCACCCTTGCTTCCACGCGCCGCCATCCACGTCCAGGAACTGGATCCGGTCGTACAGGTCCTTGGTGGTGATGTCCACGTGCGCCTCGCGGCCGATCcgcgcggccacggcggcggcggccgcctccgccgcagccgagTCGCGGCGGAAGGCCGGCCTGCGGGTGAGGCGCGGGCGCAGGCGGGCCAGGGAGGTCGCGGCGgggcgggaggaggggaggccgaggcggaagaaggcgaggaggaacagggcggcgaaggcggcggccgcgacgtagaggacgcggcggcgggaggaggaggaggccgacgaggaggcggagtgggccccgcggcggcgggaggcggccggggaggagaggCCCTTGgagcggaggtggtggtggccctTGGGCTTGGAGGTCGTCGGGAGGAGCGCGCCCgagcggccgcctccgccgccggagaagaacggcatcgccgccgccggcgaggcgaggcgggtgGGAGGAAGTGGGAAgttgggttgggggggggggggggggggggggagtgacGACGATGTCGCGTCGCGGGTTTCTCCGGTGATATTTTTCGGCGAAATGGCACGCTAAGGGAATTAGCACTGCGTCGTGTTTTTTGAGGAGCCTAAACAGCCACGTACGAAGAAACAGCGTGAAGCTCCTCTCTCCGCAATGCGGCGTGGGCGCGTGTCTTTAGGTGGACCCCACCAAACTGTTTCTCATGCGGGCCCCACCACAAAAATTTAACTGTTTCTCATGCGGGCCCCACCACAAAAATTTACTTTTTTGTCAGcttctcccccttctctcttctctctgtgTCCTGCTTTCTCATGTGCAAATGCGATTAAAAAAGCTGTTTTTCTGACGAGGCTCTCGGAGCCAAATAAGGACGCACGGAGCTGGTGAATATATGGGCCCcaccttcttttcttctccacGTATATAATCTGCTTAGCTGGACAGTTGAGGCCAAATGCCATGTAAATgcattgtgaatggcctaagggacagacaggaggaggaggaactgtaccatcactgacatatgggtcccacatttaGGTGGGCCAGGACAGTAAGCGGGACGTGGCAACGCGCTGTACTGTGATGTTTGGATTAGTTGGGTACTTTGGCGTACCTGTCAAAAAAGAAGAGTCAGTTGGACATTTTAAAGAATTTGGTATTATCTGGCAATAAAGTAAActtctagaaattctcatatgcatatatactgattagtaataataaatacctgattatttaaaataaatctgAAATATTATAAAATGCTATATTTTTAGTGTTGCAATATTTACAACATGGTACCTAGATTCTAGGTCTGGAATGTCTTGCatcatacttcctccatcccgtAAAAGACCAACCCAGTACTGGATGTAACACATcctaatattataaatttggacataattttgttcagattcgttatacataatgtgtcacatccagccTCAGATTTCTTATTTTgatacggagagagtatctaGTACTTAGTAGTTAGGATAACCACGATGTTTATTTATCAACTTGGTAGTAAGATGGGTTTCAGTATCATGCAATAATTGTTACTAGCAGGTTTCATAATGTGTAATACCTGAAATGGTAAGTAAGATGGGATCCACATTGAATGCGGAGATTGTCATTCATGCATACCCAAGCAAATACTACTCATATATTTTAATGGTTTATTGCTAGTAGTAAGCATACTACCGGTTATAACTAATACCACCTACCACAAAAGTATCTTACTACCATGTAAGAAGCTAACATTAATTGctttttacatgtttttttctcaCATCGTGGTTGCTTTTAATGCTTCTCCATCTTAAAATGTTGCTACCTAATACATGATTGGACActttataatataagacattagcatgatacctaggtaccataATCTAATACCCGTAAGTGCGTGCTGACGTTAGCACATAAAGAATTCTGTTAGGTAAGTGGTACACCGTTCTTTAGTCATTCTCTTAAAAAACTGGGAACCCTAAGTTATGTATAAGGAGGAGCGGATCATAAGAAGGCTATAGTGAGTGAATACATGGTCATGGAATTAATGAAATAGCCCCTACCTCATTTGCCACAAATGTATTTCATGGAAATGGTATAGAGTATACTCTACCTTGTCATGGGTCTTCGTGTCTGAGTGTGTTTGAGGGTGGTTTAGTGTATAAGTGTGGTATGTATGTAGTGATGTTTGTACACGTGTGTCTtccatgtaataaaaaaatagctttATATCAGCAACAAACCAAACATGATCAATACAATTCTACAATATCAAAATTTAGCTTGGGACTTCTTGAATGACTGTACCAAGGAATTCTACCATACTCCGTGCAAATATAATTGATCCTACAGAGCCCACCCAAAGGTTCAGACCGGAATATAGGAAGTGGgtgatatttatttatttgtttctaTGAAAAGAAATATGACATCTACGATTCATAGCGGTAAGTTGCAAGTAATATTAcgcataacaaatatttattaATAAGAAATGGCATTGTTAAAAAGGCTAGCTTAGAATTTAGTCCTAACTCTTAATCTACCTCCTACCTCAATGTCGCCTCTTCATCCAGCTCTATCAACAGGCCCCTTCTCTCATAATACAAAGGTTTTTTCCTACTAGAGAACTATAGTATAAAGATCTAAAGTGGCTcttagattttcttttgtttgcgAGTTTTGTAACATTTTTAAGCAATATCATGAGTTTTAGTATGAAAATATTGTAACATGTTTGATGCTTGTATAAGTTGGTTTTTATAAAAGTTGAATATGCTCGGTCTTTGATTAAACCAAGCTCGAGCCTGTCTGACCTCAAAGATCAACTCAAGCTCGACTCAGCTCAATTCAAATCTATAATCTATATCGTGCTTGAGCCTACGTATGTAGATAAGCTTGTTGCTATTAGACAACCCTCACCGAGAACTAGACTCTAAAATAAATAACTTTTGATATGTTTCCTATTGGCACCTTTGTTAGGGAGGCCAAATTCCTTCTTTGCTGTAACTTTATCGAGTTTGCTGTAACTAACTGTTCTTATGGGTGTaacttaggccttgtttgtttcagcttaagattattgtaatctagattattaaatcagattactctaaactagattataataagctgacataaaataagctacgagttgtttgtttctctgga from Oryza glaberrima chromosome 6, OglaRS2, whole genome shotgun sequence includes these protein-coding regions:
- the LOC127776136 gene encoding alpha-mannosidase 2; amino-acid sequence: MPFFSGGGGGRSGALLPTTSKPKGHHHLRSKGLSSPAASRRRGAHSASSSASSSSRRRVLYVAAAAFAALFLLAFFRLGLPSSRPAATSLARLRPRLTRRPAFRRDSAAAEAAAAAVAARIGREAHVDITTKDLYDRIQFLDVDGGAWKQGWEVSYKGDEWDGEKLKVFVAPHSHNDPGWRLTVEEYYEKQSRHILDTIIESLSKDSRRKFLWEEMSYLERWWRDAPRKKQEAFTKLVRDGQLEIVSGGWVMNDEANSHYFAIIEQMMEGNMWLNDTIGVVPKNSWSIDPFGYSATMAYLLRRMGFHNMLIQRTHYELKKELAMNKNLEYLWRQNWDIDETTDIFVHMMPFYSYDIPHTCGPEPAICCQFDFARMRSFSYESCPWRFDPVETNANNVQERAMKLLDQYRKKSTLYRTNTLLIPLGDDFRYVSTEEAEAQFRNYEKLFDYINSNPHLKAEVKFGTLEDYFSTLRDEAERINYTRPGELVSSELPGFPTLSGDFFTYADRNQDYWSGYYVSRPYFKAVDRVLEQTLRASEILSSFVLGYCQKLQCVKLPISFSHKLTAARRNLALFQHHDGVTGTAKDHVVVDYGTRMHTSLQDLQLFMSRAVEVLLGDIHDRSDPTLLSHFEPVQERSKYDVQPVYKVLNPHGGKAHSVVLFNPLEQTRDEIVMVVVSNPDVSVLNSNGSCLRSQISPEWQYVSGEKVSTGQHRLYWRASVPALGLETYYVATGYDDCAKATPAVVKAFTTAGQFPCPEPYVCSKLEGKTVEMKNSYHSLSFDVRHGLLQTVTRNKDGEHTDVGEEIGMYRSHGSGAYLFKPIGEAQSIVEEGGYFILSEGPLVQEAHSLPKTQWHKSPISHSTRIYSCGDSIQDMLIEKEYHVELVGHVFNDKELIVKFKTDIDNQGVFYSDLNGFQMSRRQTYDKIPLQGNYYPMPSLAFLQDSLGNRFSVHSKQSLGAASLKNGWLEIMLDRRLTQDDGRGLGQGVVDNRPMNVIFHLLRESNVSALPKTHSLLTLQPSLLSHRVGAHLNYPMHAFVSKKAQEKSFKLAQQTFAPLTSPLPCDVHVVNLKAPQPLKFHHAEAVEARFALLLQRRGWDASFCRRGGLNCTTIGEEPVNLFYMFKDLAVLDVNATSLNLLHDDPEMLGYLEQIGDVAQEGNVLISPMDIQAYKLDLQPPSSQEE